Proteins encoded within one genomic window of Triticum aestivum cultivar Chinese Spring chromosome 2D, IWGSC CS RefSeq v2.1, whole genome shotgun sequence:
- the LOC123053788 gene encoding enhancer of rudimentary homolog: protein MAGRHTIVLVQPSPNKASRTFMDFSSLNQALDGICARYEKKIMDINPMARNFTYDITDLYNFIDGLADISALVYDHQLQAFLPYDRQWIKQKMFQHLKNQARQ, encoded by the exons ATG GCTGGAAGGCACACCATTGTTCTCGTGCAACCATCTCCAAACAAAGCGTCCAGAACTTTTATGGACTTCAGTTCACTCAACCAAGCACTGGATG GTATCTGTGCCCGTTATGAAAAGAAAATCATGGATATCAACCCGATGGCCAGGAACTTCACTTATGACATCACCGACCTCTACAATTTCATCGATGGCCTAGCGGACATCAGCGCGCTAGT GTATGATCATCAACTCCAAGCTTTTTTGCCGTATGACAGGCAGTGGATAAAACAGAAGATGTTCCAGCACCTCAAGAACCAGGCACGGCAGTAG